From a single Bemisia tabaci chromosome 10, PGI_BMITA_v3 genomic region:
- the LOC109032392 gene encoding beta-1,3-galactosyltransferase 1-like yields the protein MYFSDFIFHHSNRKTRCAESAGTKVKNSSLFNVSEPEQFKKVPAYKYINNTLTKDLYDPGFDIPNPGLCPESGASLKLLIIVETARYRSDRREDIRRTYGHSFSLRKDVAKMFLLGRPEKPGDNPDIPSESDRYGDIVVGRFVDTFYNLTLKTTAALEWVMTYCSKVKFIFKADDDAFLNIPRILDLIESWGDEKRAIIGDFSKYGVTRNKKDRHYVSPEVYNLSYFPAYAFGESGYLVTVDIVKELLERGLRTAYLNMEDVFYTGVIASEIGATKAFHKSSFKWHNRSYWAGSEDKNKCGIQDNVCVWAPERKRKIFLFNMTQTDRQACTGG from the coding sequence ATGTACTTTTCAGACTTCATATTTCATCATTCAAATCGGAAGACTCGATGTGCTGAAAGTGCTGGCACTAAAGTTAAAAATTCGTCACTTTTCAACGTTTCGGAGCCGGAACAGTTTAAAAAAGTGCCCGCGTACAAATACATTAATAACACGCTGACGAAAGACCTCTACGATCCTGGCTTCGACATCCCTAACCCTGGCCTTTGTCCGGAATCAGGAGCTTCCCTCAAACTGTTGATTATCGTTGAAACCGCTAGGTATCGCTCTGATAGACGCGAGGACATTCGCCGGACTTACGGACACTCATTTTCCTTGAGGAAGGACGTGGCCAAAATGTTCTTATTAGGTCGCCCTGAAAAACCTGGTGATAATCCAGACATCCCATCCGAGTCTGATCGTTACGGAGACATTGTGGTTGGTCGATTCGTCGATACTTTTTACAACCTAACCTTGAAAACTACGGCAGCTCTTGAGTGGGTAATGACTTATTGCAGCAAagtgaaatttattttcaaagcgGACGATGATGCATTTCTCAATATTCCAAGAATCCTTGATCTTATCGAATCGTGGGGTGACGAAAAAAGAGCAATCATCGGAGACTTTAGCAAATATGGTGTTACGAGGAATAAGAAAGACAGGCATTACGTTTCACCTGaagtttataatctttcatattttcctgCGTATGCGTTTGGAGAATCTGGTTATTTGGTGACCGTAGATATCGTGAAAGAATTGCTTGAACGAGGCCTTAGAACCGCGTATCTGAATATGGAAGATGTCTTTTACACGGGAGTCATTGCTTCTGAAATTGGTGCCACGAAAGCATTTCACAAGAGTAGTTTTAAGTGGCACAATCGCTCTTACTGGGCCGGGTCTGAAGACAAAAACAAGTGTGGTATTCAGGACAATGTTTGTGTTTGGGCACCTGAAAGAAAGCGAAAGATTTTCTTGTTTAATATGACTCAAACAGACCGACAAGCATGCACTGGAGGCTAG